From Dioscorea cayenensis subsp. rotundata cultivar TDr96_F1 unplaced genomic scaffold, TDr96_F1_v2_PseudoChromosome.rev07_lg8_w22 25.fasta BLBR01001422.1, whole genome shotgun sequence, a single genomic window includes:
- the LOC120256400 gene encoding probable RNA helicase SDE3 gives MGTVGDNDWDEEYSVIGDKAEVGFLDYADDESLHNFDPYEEGPVVISIPFPFVNGKPQSALIGETSCGSISIKNTTSDPVELWSVRIFSSNPEDAYMLSMMEPPPPGADERTISSFVGLTALEDRVLQPRSTLTIWLSCKPKDIGLHTSVLHFDVGDEKVERVAFLLAEDRVSQSLFSNIPFSRAPLGRKKFNCEQYVAGSRPPRTNAQSFKYKLPQYEIPSDVREMIENKQVPDAIVEGLSRGNYAKYFSFLIAMEEIHLEEDVRRHDMESVTMRRRGNHFLSLEVPGLAEKRPSLVCGDYIFAKALTGDPEDTGSPYQGYIHRVEADEIFLKFNKELHLRHHDDCLYNVSFSYNRVNLRRMYQAVYAAEKLGPELLFPAESSQKRIMKSCKLQPFNPDINKEQASCVKMILGCRGTPPYVIHGPPGTGKTMTLVEAILQIYMTSKKARILVCASSNSAADHVLERLLIKEDVGVRENEVFRLNATSRPYVDINPNYIRFCFFEDMVFKCPPLKALMRYRIIVSTYMSASYLYAEGIRRGHFSHIFLDEAGQASEPETMIPMSNLCVKETVIVLAGDPMQLGPVVYSRSAESYGLGKSYLERLFDYEHYKNEDENYVTKLVRNYRCHPAILELPSKLFYKSELLAVKDDIESSLYDWEDLPDKAFPVLFIGIQGCDEREGSNPSWFNRIEASKVVDIIRKLIRHTSLTEVDIGVITPYRQQVLKLKKALESLEMPDLKVGSVEQFQGQEREVIIISTVRSTVKHNEFDRVFNLGFLSNPRRFNVSITRAKSLLIIIGNPHIITKDPYWDRLVRYCADHGSYQGCALPPPEFHDNFDNALQYGNKQKFPSGHGDKMPNEDNNVAECSNDTPIQYTNEVEWNEFTSYPYSDGADNWGDDNLKMYSNETEWGDHTVEQHYNESECFDVAENQPDSNAGWNDNTSESNFTNVDSTESGSSSYSNQGERKSPTLSSTRKASDDSSMYFMPKASNFGWND, from the exons ATGGGCACTGTCGGTGATAATGATTGGGACGAAGAATATTCAGTTATTGGAGACAAGGCAGAAGTTGGGTTTTTGGATTATGCGGATGATGAATCCCTGCATAACTTTGATCCATACGAAGAAGGTCCTGTTGTGATCTCAATACCATTTCCATTTGTTAATGGAAAGCCTCAGTCTGCTCTGATTGGAGAAACATCCTGTGGTTCTATTTCTATCAAAAACACCACTAGCGATCCAGTGGAATTGTGGAGTGTTAGGATCTTTTCATCAAATCCTGAGGACGCCTATATGCTCTCAATGATGGAACCTCCGCCACCTGGTGCTGATGAGAGAACCATTAGCAGCTTTGTGGGGTTGACTGCTTTGGAGGATAGAGTTCTTCAGCCAAGGAGTACTCTCACTATTTGGCTGTCTTGCAAACCAAAAGATATTGGTTTACATACATCTGTTTTGCATTTTGATGTTGGAGATGAGAAAGTTGAGCGAGTGGCGTTTCTATTAGCTGAAGATAGGGTCTCACAGTCCTTGTTTTCCAATATCCCTTTTTCAAGAGCTCCTTTGGGGAGGAAGAAATTTAACTGTGAGCAATATGTGGCTGGTTCTCGCCCACCACGGACAAATGCACAGTCTTTCAAGTACAAGCTTCCTCAATATGAAATACCATCAGATGTTCGTGAAATGATTGAGAATAAACAGGTTCCTGATGCTATTGTGGAAGGATTGAGTCGTGGTAACTATGCAAAATACTTCAGTTTTCTGATTGCTATGGAAGAAATTCACTTAGAG GAGGATGTGAGAAGGCATGACATGGAGTCTGTGACCATGAGGAGGAGGGGTAACCATTTTTTGTCTCTTGAGGTTCCTGGATTGGCAGAAAAAAGGCCATCTCTTGTTTGTGGAGACTATATATTCGCCAAGGCTTTGACTGGTGATCCTGAGGATACAGGTTCACCATATCAG GGTTACATACACAGAGTTGAGGCTGATGAAATATTCCTGAAATTTAATAAGGAGTTGCACCTGCGTCATCATGATGATTGTCTCTACAATGTCAGTTTCTCATATAATAGAGTGAACTTGAGAAGAATGTACCAAGCAGTCTATGCTGCGGAAAAGTTGGGGCCAGAGCTTCTATTTCCTGCTGAGTCTTCTCAGAAAAGGATTATGAAGTCATGTAAATTGCAACCCTTCAATCCAGACATTAATAAGGAGCAGGCAAGCTGTGTCAAAATGATTCTTGGTTGCAGAGGAACCCCTCCATATGTAATTCATGGACCACCTGGTACTGGAAAGACGATGACATTGGTTGAGGCAATTTTGCAGATATACATGACCAGTAAGAAGGCACGCATTCTTGTCTGCGCCTCTTCAAACAGTGCAGCAGACCATGTCCTGGAGAGACTTCTTATCAAGGAAGATGTTGGTGTTAGAGAGAATGAAGTGTTTCGGTTAAATGCTACCAGCCGGCCATATGTGGATATTAATCCAAATTATATtcgtttttgtttctttgaggATATGGTCTTTAAATGTCCTCCTCTCAAGGCACTGATGCGTTATCGGATCATTGTATCTACATACATGAGTGCATCATATCTTTATGCTGAAGGGATTCGCAGGGGCCACTTCTCCCATATATTTTTGGATGAAGCTGGGCAAGCCTCTGAGCCGGAGACCATGATTCCTATGTCAAATCTGTGTGTTAAGGAGACTGTCATTGTGCTGGCTGGAGATCCTATGCAGTTGGGTCCTGTTGTATACTCAAGGAGTGCTGAGAGTTACGGATTAGGAAAGTCATATTTGGAGAGACTTTTCGATTACGAGCATTATAAAAATGAGGATGAAAATTATGTGACAAAGTTGGTGAGGAATTACCGTTGTCATCCAGCAATATTGGAGCTCCCTTCAAAGCTGTTCTATAAGAGTGAATTGCTTGCAGTCAAAGATGATATTGAATCATCGTTGTATGACTGGGAAGACCTTCCTGATAAAGCATTTCCTGTTTTGTTTATTGGCATTCAAGGATGTGATGAGAGGGAAGGTAGTAACCCGTCGTGGTTCAATAGGATCGAGGCAAGTAAAGTTGTTGATATAATCAGAAAATTAATCAGGCACACTAGTCTAACTGAGGTTGATATCGGAGTTATTACTCCTTACCGTCAGCAGGTACTCAAGttgaagaaagcactagagtCACTTGAGATGCCAGATTTGAAGGTTGGAAGTGTTGAGCAATTTCAAGGGCAAGAGAGAGAAGTAATAATCATATCTACAGTCAGATCAACAGTTAAACACAATGAGTTTGACCGAGTATTCAATTTGGGTTTCCTTAGCAACCCTCGAAGATTTAATGTTTCCATCACTCGTGCTAAATCTTTGCTTATTATAATTGGAAATCCACACATCATCACTAAG GACCCATACTGGGATAGACTGGTAAGATACTGTGCAGATCATGGTTCTTATCAAGGTTGCGCTCTTCCTCCCCCAGAGTTTCATGATAACTTCGATAATGCTCTTCAATACGgcaataaacaaaaattccCGAGCGGGCATGGTGACAAGATGCCAAACGAGGATAACAATGTCGCAGAATGCAGTAATGACACACCAATTCAGTACACAAATGAAGTCGAATGGAATGAGTTCACTTCTTACCCGTACTCTGACGGAGCTGACAATTGGGGTGATGACAACTTAAAGATGTACTCTAATGAAACCGAATGGGGTGATCATACTGTCGAGCAGCATTATAATGAATCAGAATGTTTTGATGTTGCTGAAAACCAACCGGATAGTAATGCAGGATGGAATGATAATACATCAGAGTCGAACTTTACGAATGTTGATTCGACTGAAAGTGGATCAAGTTCTTACTCTAACCAGGGTGAAAGAAAATCACCTACTCTTTCCAGTACGAGGAAGGCAAGCGATGATTCATCGATGTATTTCATGCCGAAGGCTAGCAATTTCGGATGGAAtgattga
- the LOC120256410 gene encoding LOW QUALITY PROTEIN: F-box/kelch-repeat protein SKIP30-like (The sequence of the model RefSeq protein was modified relative to this genomic sequence to represent the inferred CDS: deleted 1 base in 1 codon) translates to MHCLIEGLPDEVALQCLARVPFFSHPYMQLVCREWRTALRSADLFKVRLEVGASEELLCVLAFEPENTWQLYDPATDRWITLPIMPSEIRHLARFGVASVAGKLFVIGGGSDRVDPSTGDHDRIFATNEVWSYDPIMKEWARRAPMLVPRAMFACCAFDGKIVVAGGFTNCRKSISKAEIYDPEADLWQPLPDLRHTHSSACSGQVIGGRMHVLHKGLSTVQILEDGGQSWAVEDYGWLQGPMAIVRGEPYVLSNGLIMKQQRENVPDRTVSSASEFQSRIGFGMIGLGDEIYVIGGVIGPGPRNQCIKQLSDVDVLTVRSDRPAWHPVAPMTHCRGSILGCALLRI, encoded by the exons ATGCATTGTCTAATAGAAGGCCTCCCTGATGAAGTTGCTTTGCAATGTCTTGCACGTGTGCCCTTCTTTTCCCATCCTTACATGCAGCTAGTCTGCCGTGAATGGAGGACTGCACTTCGCAGCGCTGATCTCTTTAAAGTGCGGTTGGAGGTTGGTGCCTCAGAAGAATTATTGTGTGTGTTAGCATTTGAGCCAGAGAATACTTGGCAGCTTTATGATCCTGCTACAGACCGTTGGATAACCCTC CCAATCATGCCATCAGAAATCAGACACCTTGCTCGCTTTGGTGTGGCCTCTGTTGCCGGAAAGCTCTTTGTGATTGGTGGTGGCAGTGATCGGGTGGACCCATCAACCGGAGACCATGATCGGATATTTGCAACCAATGAAGTCTGGTCATATGATCCCATCATGAAGGAGTGGGCTCGTCGAGCTCCCATGCTTGTCCCTAGAGCCATGTTTGCCTGCTGTGCGTTCGACGGCAAGATTGTTGTTGCTGGTGGTTTCACAAACTGCAGAAAGTCAATTTCGAAAGCCGAAATCTATGATCCTGAGGCCGATCTGTGGCAGCCTCTTCCTGATCTTCGTCACACTCATAGTTCAGCATGCTCTGGACAGGTGATTGGCGGTAGGATGCATGTCCTTCACAAAGGTCTATCCACAGTGCAGATACTTGAGGATGGGGGACAGAGTTGGGCTGTTGAGGATTATGGCTGGCTTCAAGGTCCAATGGCAATTGTCCGCGGGGAGCCATATGTGTTGAGCAACGGTCTGATCATGAAGCAGCAACGCGAGAATGTGCCTGATAGGACGGTCTCTTCTGCATCAGAATTTCAGAGCAGGATCGGTTTTGGCATGATTGGTCTTGGCGATGAGATCTACGTGATCGGTGGTGTGATTGGTCCAGGACCAAGGAACCAGTGTATCAAGCAGTTGTCTGATGTTGATGTCTTGACGGTAAGAAGCGATCGGCCAGCATGGCATCCGGTGGCCCCCATGACTCATTGTAGGGGGAGCATCTTGGGGTGTGCTTTGCTGAGAATTTAA